In Methanococcoides sp. LMO-2, a single window of DNA contains:
- the oadA gene encoding sodium-extruding oxaloacetate decarboxylase subunit alpha, which produces MSVKITETILRDAHQSLLATRMRTRNMLPIIEELDEVGYYSLEMWGGATFDTCIRYLNEDPWERLRELKKHMKNTPAQMLLRGQNLVGYRHYSDDVVEKFVTKAHENGIDIFRIFDAVNDIRNMEKAITTAKNVGAHVQGTISYTISPVHTVEKYVDFAKELADLDCDSICIKDMAGLLAPHEAYELISSLKKEVGLPVALHCHCTSGMASMSYMAACDAGVDILDTALSPLAGGTSQPPTESVVAALARTKYDTGLDLELFTKPSRYFKDLKEEYRGILDPISEQIDTNVLLYQIPGGMLSNLVSQLKEQNALDKYDAVLEEMPRVREELGYPPLVTPTSQIVGTQAVLNVLMGERYKVIPKEVKDYARGLYGRSPAPISQEMIAKIIGDEEPITCRPADLLEPEYETLKKEAEEQGLVKKEEDVLTYILYPAIAPKFLLGEAEEEDLLPVTVAQAALQAHVEIPTDYRVEIDGEVFDVKVEPTGGSVQVVESSKPEIECEGAVTSHMQGMMLSINVNVGDTVEEGDKICVIEAMKMENAIHAPFSGVVKEIYVSEGDAVTTDEVLMAIN; this is translated from the coding sequence ATGTCAGTAAAAATCACGGAAACAATCCTTCGAGACGCACACCAGTCTCTTCTTGCGACACGTATGCGAACCCGTAACATGTTACCGATCATTGAAGAACTGGATGAGGTCGGTTATTACTCCCTTGAAATGTGGGGAGGTGCTACATTTGATACATGTATCAGGTACTTGAACGAGGATCCGTGGGAACGCCTGAGGGAGCTTAAAAAACATATGAAAAATACTCCCGCTCAGATGTTACTTCGTGGTCAGAACCTTGTGGGATACCGTCACTATTCAGATGATGTTGTGGAAAAGTTCGTAACCAAGGCCCACGAGAACGGTATTGATATCTTCAGGATATTCGATGCTGTCAATGACATCAGGAACATGGAGAAGGCAATAACCACTGCAAAGAACGTCGGAGCCCATGTACAGGGTACGATCAGCTACACCATCAGCCCGGTGCACACCGTGGAGAAGTATGTTGATTTTGCAAAAGAACTTGCAGATCTTGATTGTGATTCCATCTGTATCAAGGACATGGCAGGTCTGCTTGCCCCTCACGAGGCATACGAACTTATCAGCTCACTCAAGAAAGAAGTGGGTCTTCCTGTTGCACTTCACTGCCACTGCACATCAGGCATGGCTTCAATGAGCTACATGGCAGCCTGTGATGCAGGTGTAGATATTCTTGACACTGCTTTATCCCCACTTGCAGGCGGTACTTCCCAGCCACCAACAGAATCAGTTGTTGCAGCACTTGCAAGAACCAAATATGATACTGGTCTGGACCTGGAACTTTTTACCAAACCCTCCAGGTACTTCAAGGATCTCAAGGAAGAATATAGGGGCATACTTGATCCTATATCCGAACAGATCGATACTAATGTCCTGCTTTATCAGATTCCTGGTGGTATGCTCTCCAACCTTGTCTCACAGCTCAAGGAGCAGAATGCTCTTGACAAGTATGATGCTGTACTTGAAGAGATGCCAAGGGTACGTGAGGAGCTTGGATATCCTCCTCTTGTCACTCCTACCAGCCAGATCGTAGGAACCCAGGCAGTGCTGAACGTTCTTATGGGTGAGCGTTACAAGGTCATTCCTAAAGAGGTGAAGGATTATGCACGTGGTCTTTATGGTAGGTCACCTGCACCTATCAGTCAGGAGATGATCGCAAAGATCATAGGTGACGAAGAGCCTATTACCTGCCGCCCGGCAGACCTTCTTGAACCTGAGTATGAGACTCTTAAGAAGGAAGCAGAGGAGCAGGGTCTTGTAAAGAAAGAAGAAGATGTCCTGACCTATATACTGTATCCTGCCATTGCACCAAAGTTCCTGCTCGGTGAGGCAGAGGAAGAGGACCTTCTACCTGTGACCGTTGCCCAGGCTGCTCTGCAGGCCCATGTGGAAATTCCAACAGATTACCGTGTTGAGATCGATGGTGAGGTATTTGATGTCAAGGTAGAACCTACCGGAGGCTCAGTGCAGGTGGTCGAGAGCTCAAAGCCTGAGATCGAGTGTGAAGGTGCAGTCACAAGCCACATGCAGGGTATGATGCTTTCCATCAATGTCAATGTTGGTGATACTGTTGAGGAAGGGGACAAGATCTGTGTGATCGAAGCCATGAAAATGGAGAATGCTATCCATGCTCCGTTCAGTGGTGTAGTAAAAGAGATCTATGTTTCTGAAGGTGATGCTGTCACTACAGATGAAGTTCTCATGGCTATCAACTGA
- a CDS encoding DNA polymerase II large subunit yields MAEIVASEEMQEYFNTLEGTLKREIEIVNTARSNGKDPKPHVEIPLAKDLADRVENLIGVKGVAELIRKLEETRSREEAALALGREVAQGKVGEFDSKSEAIEAAIRVSVAMLTEGVVAAPIEGIDRAGVGKNDDGSEYVSIFYAGPIRSAGGTAQALSVLVGDYVRRGVGIDRYKPRKEEVERYIEEIMLYKRVASLQYTPSEEEIRLIVENCPICIDGEPTEAEEVEGHRNLERIETNRVRGGMALVLAEGLALKAPKIQKHVRKLKIDGWEWLDQLISGAKGPDDSSGEDKKEEKPKIKPKDKYMRDLIAGRPVFSHPSRPGGFRLRYGRSRNTSFAAAGISPAGMIVMDDFIAPGTQLKVERPGKAAGMAPVDSIEGPTIKLRSGDVVRVDLIEDAYKFRPEIEEIIDIGEILINYGDFLENNHPLAPSPYCFEWWIQEYRKAGGDTSIAEGVLKVPDQDTALEISKKYGVPLHPKFTYLWHDIENEQFEKLADFVSEQGRLENDRTILKLPYENALSSGVKRILELLLVLHRIIDGMIVIEEPLPLIYTLGLDDELRKKWDTLENEEVLDNINQITEFEVRPRAPTRIGARMGRPEKSDKRKMSPAPHVLFPIAEAGGNTRKLDNAAGFKISANAKVGEIPVEIGNRICPACGVETFEYRCDCGEYTLPKLFCPRCGISVNKEECPKCGTKTTCTSMRKIDFKKIYQKAFEKIGERDNLDSFKGVKKMMSKDMTPEPLEKGILRAKHDLFTFKDGTVRYDMSDIPLTHIRPSELGVTCEKFRELGYEEDIYGKTLKDPDQVLCLKVQDLVVSYDCADYLLRTTQYIDDLLVKYYKVDPYYNAKTRDDIVGILLMGLAPHTSAGVLGRLIGFTTAAVGYAHPFFHAAKRRNCDGDEDCVMLLMDGLLNFSHEYLPDKRGGKMDAPLVLTTRLDPSEVDKEAHNIDVCESYPLEFYEATLEITNPKEFEDTFDLISSRLGTPLQYEKFMFTHDTSDIAAGPLKSAYKTLGSMVEKMDAQLELGKKIRAVDASDVAERVLISHFLPDMFGNLRAFSRQGTRCVKCGAKYRRPPLTGSCPKCGGRVILTVHEGAVKKYLEVSMKVAEEYNVSSYTKQRIELIGYDMKSLFENDRSKQMGLSDFM; encoded by the coding sequence ATGGCAGAAATTGTAGCAAGCGAGGAGATGCAGGAGTACTTCAACACACTTGAAGGAACGTTGAAAAGGGAGATAGAGATAGTCAACACTGCACGTTCGAATGGAAAGGACCCAAAACCACATGTTGAGATCCCACTTGCAAAGGACCTTGCGGACAGGGTAGAGAACCTGATTGGTGTCAAAGGTGTAGCAGAGCTCATCCGCAAACTGGAAGAAACGAGATCCAGGGAAGAAGCTGCGCTGGCACTTGGAAGAGAGGTTGCCCAGGGAAAAGTCGGAGAGTTCGATTCAAAATCAGAAGCTATTGAAGCTGCCATCCGGGTGTCTGTTGCCATGCTGACAGAAGGCGTGGTCGCTGCCCCGATCGAGGGAATCGACCGTGCAGGTGTCGGAAAGAACGATGACGGTTCAGAATATGTCAGCATTTTCTATGCAGGCCCTATACGCAGTGCAGGAGGTACTGCACAGGCATTATCTGTCCTTGTTGGCGATTATGTGCGAAGAGGCGTAGGCATTGACAGGTATAAGCCTCGAAAAGAAGAGGTTGAACGCTACATCGAAGAGATCATGCTATACAAGAGGGTTGCAAGTCTCCAATACACCCCTTCCGAAGAAGAGATCCGGCTGATCGTTGAGAATTGCCCGATCTGCATCGATGGAGAGCCAACCGAAGCAGAAGAGGTTGAAGGACACCGCAACCTTGAGAGAATTGAAACTAACAGAGTACGTGGTGGAATGGCGCTTGTACTTGCCGAAGGTCTTGCATTGAAGGCCCCGAAGATACAGAAGCATGTAAGAAAGCTCAAGATCGATGGGTGGGAATGGCTCGACCAGCTGATATCAGGTGCAAAGGGACCAGACGACAGTAGCGGGGAAGATAAGAAGGAAGAAAAACCGAAGATCAAGCCGAAAGACAAATACATGCGCGACCTGATCGCCGGAAGGCCTGTGTTCTCCCACCCATCCCGACCCGGAGGTTTCCGTTTACGCTACGGCAGATCACGCAACACATCATTTGCAGCCGCAGGGATAAGTCCGGCCGGAATGATCGTAATGGACGATTTCATCGCACCAGGAACACAGCTTAAAGTTGAAAGACCCGGAAAAGCTGCAGGAATGGCACCAGTGGATTCAATTGAAGGTCCTACTATAAAGTTGAGATCGGGAGATGTTGTCAGGGTCGACCTTATAGAGGACGCATACAAATTCAGGCCGGAAATAGAAGAGATCATTGATATCGGAGAGATACTGATCAATTACGGGGATTTCCTTGAGAACAACCATCCCCTTGCCCCATCACCTTACTGTTTCGAGTGGTGGATACAGGAGTACAGGAAAGCCGGAGGAGATACATCGATTGCTGAAGGTGTACTTAAGGTGCCTGACCAGGACACCGCACTGGAGATCAGCAAAAAGTACGGCGTACCACTCCATCCGAAGTTCACATACCTCTGGCATGACATCGAAAACGAACAGTTCGAGAAACTTGCTGACTTCGTGTCAGAACAGGGAAGACTGGAGAATGACAGAACGATCCTGAAGTTACCTTACGAGAATGCACTATCAAGCGGAGTGAAAAGAATACTTGAACTGCTCCTTGTCCTCCATAGGATCATTGACGGGATGATAGTGATCGAGGAACCACTGCCACTAATATACACTCTTGGACTTGATGACGAACTCAGGAAAAAATGGGATACTCTTGAAAACGAAGAGGTACTTGACAATATCAACCAGATCACGGAATTTGAAGTCCGTCCAAGGGCACCAACGCGTATCGGTGCAAGGATGGGAAGACCGGAAAAATCCGATAAACGGAAGATGTCACCGGCGCCCCATGTGCTGTTCCCGATCGCAGAGGCGGGAGGCAATACACGAAAGCTCGACAACGCGGCAGGTTTCAAGATATCTGCCAATGCAAAGGTCGGCGAGATACCTGTAGAGATCGGGAACAGGATATGCCCTGCATGTGGAGTGGAAACTTTCGAATACAGATGTGACTGTGGCGAATATACACTGCCCAAGCTATTCTGCCCGAGATGCGGCATCTCCGTGAACAAAGAGGAGTGCCCAAAGTGCGGTACAAAGACGACCTGTACCAGCATGAGAAAGATAGATTTCAAAAAAATATACCAGAAAGCGTTCGAGAAGATAGGTGAAAGGGATAACCTCGACTCCTTCAAGGGTGTAAAGAAGATGATGTCAAAGGACATGACACCCGAGCCACTAGAAAAAGGCATTCTCCGAGCCAAACACGACCTGTTCACGTTCAAGGACGGGACAGTCCGTTATGACATGTCCGATATACCACTTACCCACATCAGACCTTCGGAGCTAGGCGTAACCTGTGAGAAGTTCAGGGAACTGGGCTATGAAGAAGACATTTACGGAAAAACACTTAAAGACCCTGACCAGGTACTCTGCCTGAAGGTACAGGATCTTGTGGTGTCATACGATTGTGCTGATTATCTCCTTAGGACAACACAGTACATCGATGACCTTCTGGTCAAGTACTACAAGGTCGATCCATATTATAATGCAAAGACCAGAGATGATATAGTAGGCATCCTCCTGATGGGACTGGCACCGCACACATCAGCAGGAGTTCTTGGAAGGCTCATAGGATTCACAACGGCTGCCGTAGGATATGCCCATCCGTTCTTCCATGCCGCAAAAAGACGTAATTGTGACGGGGATGAGGACTGTGTCATGCTGCTTATGGACGGGCTGCTCAACTTCTCACATGAATATCTTCCGGACAAGAGAGGAGGAAAGATGGACGCACCACTTGTGCTTACCACAAGGCTCGATCCCAGCGAGGTAGACAAGGAAGCACATAATATAGACGTATGCGAGTCGTATCCTCTTGAATTCTACGAAGCTACTCTAGAGATAACTAACCCAAAGGAATTCGAAGATACCTTTGATCTTATCAGTAGCAGGCTTGGTACCCCATTGCAGTACGAGAAGTTCATGTTCACCCATGACACTTCCGACATTGCTGCCGGCCCATTAAAAAGTGCTTACAAGACCCTTGGGAGTATGGTCGAGAAGATGGACGCACAGCTTGAGCTGGGCAAGAAGATACGTGCAGTCGATGCATCAGATGTTGCAGAGAGGGTACTGATATCACACTTCCTGCCGGACATGTTCGGAAACCTGAGGGCATTCTCAAGACAGGGAACAAGATGTGTCAAGTGCGGTGCTAAATATCGCAGGCCACCGCTCACAGGCAGTTGCCCGAAATGCGGCGGCAGGGTAATACTTACGGTCCATGAAGGAGCCGTCAAAAAGTATCTTGAAGTCTCAATGAAAGTGGCGGAAGAATACAACGTTTCCAGTTATACAAAACAACGCATTGAGTTGATAGGTTACGACATGAAGTCACTTTTTGAGAATGACAGGTCTAAACAAATGGGACTTTCGGACTTTATGTGA
- the mmp10 gene encoding methyl coenzyme M reductase-arginine methyltransferase Mmp10 (Mmp10 (methanogenesis marker protein 10) is a cobalamin-requiring radical SAM methyltransferase that creates the methylarginine modification to methyl coenzyme M reductase.), protein MEIVADVGGNPGVDCRGFCKYCYFKKVKDVPAFGCKHCFPFSKGCDYCTRGVKELYSGFKPAQYVMGEVSQSLHFGSGDVDKFTISGGGDISCYPELKELVSFLSQFGKPIHLGYTSGKGFTSEDDALFFIENGVTEVSFTVFATDPQVRGEYMNDPEPEASLAVLRDFCAHCEVYGAIVVIPGVNDGDVLEKTLSDLEDMGAAGAILMRFANSREEGLILENAPIMEGIKSQTVEEFTRIVRDAAAAHSFRITGTPLEDPLIGSPFAIRLHDDLLTKLPEVTKEATVITSRVAESRLSEIFDKLGGSVNVIGLDKDIGCLITIEDFRDLDLSNVKETVLIPGRAFVHDPEVKGVLSSDGVERLVRRGPDTLTVDGEMSIGMSEEAVLELEMENFTELIQHINAIGMPLKK, encoded by the coding sequence ATGGAAATAGTCGCTGATGTCGGAGGTAACCCTGGTGTGGATTGCCGTGGGTTCTGCAAGTATTGCTATTTTAAGAAAGTAAAGGATGTACCCGCTTTTGGTTGCAAGCATTGTTTCCCTTTTTCAAAGGGATGTGACTATTGTACCAGAGGCGTCAAAGAGCTATACTCCGGCTTCAAACCTGCCCAGTATGTAATGGGTGAAGTATCACAGTCCCTCCATTTTGGTTCAGGGGATGTTGACAAGTTCACCATAAGTGGCGGCGGCGACATAAGTTGCTATCCTGAACTTAAGGAGCTGGTCTCTTTCCTGTCCCAGTTCGGAAAACCAATACATCTTGGATATACCAGTGGGAAAGGTTTTACTTCCGAAGATGATGCTCTCTTCTTCATCGAGAACGGTGTTACTGAAGTTTCATTCACAGTATTTGCAACAGATCCGCAGGTCCGTGGGGAATATATGAACGATCCGGAACCGGAAGCATCTCTTGCTGTTCTCCGGGATTTCTGTGCTCATTGTGAGGTCTACGGTGCGATCGTTGTGATCCCGGGTGTCAATGACGGTGATGTTCTTGAGAAGACCCTTTCAGACCTTGAGGATATGGGAGCTGCAGGTGCGATACTGATGCGCTTTGCAAATTCAAGGGAAGAAGGCCTTATCCTCGAGAATGCTCCGATCATGGAAGGCATCAAGTCCCAAACTGTCGAAGAGTTTACCCGGATAGTACGCGATGCAGCTGCAGCTCACAGTTTCAGGATCACGGGCACTCCTCTGGAAGATCCTCTTATCGGATCACCCTTCGCTATAAGATTACATGATGACCTGCTCACAAAGTTACCCGAGGTGACAAAGGAAGCTACTGTTATCACAAGCAGGGTTGCAGAATCCCGGCTCTCCGAGATATTTGACAAGCTTGGGGGCAGTGTCAACGTCATCGGACTGGACAAGGACATCGGATGCCTTATCACCATAGAGGATTTCCGTGACCTGGACCTGTCCAATGTGAAAGAGACAGTCCTTATTCCAGGTCGTGCCTTTGTCCACGATCCCGAAGTAAAAGGAGTGCTTTCCAGCGATGGTGTGGAACGTCTTGTAAGACGTGGTCCGGATACACTTACAGTTGATGGTGAGATGTCAATAGGTATGAGTGAAGAAGCTGTTCTTGAACTTGAAATGGAGAATTTCACAGAGCTGATTCAGCATATCAATGCCATAGGTATGCCTCTTAAGAAGTGA
- the mcrB gene encoding coenzyme-B sulfoethylthiotransferase subunit beta, with the protein MSDKVDIYDDRGTLLESDVDIMALAPTTNAAIGKIIKDTKRTVAVNLAGIEKGLATGKYGGKGRQILGRGLEYDIVGNADAIAESVANLVKTSDDDDTNVKVIGGGKQLLVQVPSARTDAGADFVSGSTVSAAAVVQTIIDTYNTDMFDAPLVKGAVWGSYPQTMDMSGGNVASILSIPQQNEGLGFSLRNIMTNHVAAITGRKAMNAAALSSIYEQAGMFEMGNAVGSFARHQLLGFAYQGLNANNIVYEMVKENGKTGTVGSVIETVVEKALEAGIIEVDHKAPSGYNFYKANDVSMWNACAAAGQLAATLVNCAAGRAAQNVSSTILYFNDMLEKETGLPGCDMGRAQGTGVGFSFFSHSIYGGGGPGIFNGNHVVTRHSRGFAIPCVSAACSLDAGTQMITIEKTSGLVGNVFGSIEEFREPIKAVAGAL; encoded by the coding sequence GTGTCTGACAAAGTAGACATATATGACGACAGAGGTACACTGTTGGAAAGTGACGTTGACATAATGGCACTCGCACCAACAACAAATGCAGCAATCGGAAAGATCATCAAAGACACAAAGAGGACTGTAGCTGTCAACCTTGCAGGTATCGAGAAAGGTCTCGCAACCGGCAAGTATGGTGGCAAAGGACGTCAGATCCTTGGCCGTGGTCTTGAGTATGATATCGTAGGGAACGCAGACGCAATCGCAGAATCTGTTGCAAATCTTGTAAAGACAAGCGACGATGATGACACAAACGTAAAAGTGATCGGTGGCGGAAAACAGCTTCTTGTGCAGGTTCCAAGCGCAAGGACAGACGCTGGTGCTGACTTCGTTTCAGGAAGTACAGTAAGTGCAGCAGCTGTTGTACAGACCATCATTGACACATACAACACCGACATGTTCGATGCACCACTCGTAAAGGGCGCTGTCTGGGGTAGCTACCCACAGACCATGGACATGAGCGGCGGAAACGTTGCATCAATTCTTAGCATACCACAGCAGAATGAAGGTCTTGGATTCTCCCTTAGGAACATCATGACCAACCACGTCGCTGCTATCACAGGCAGAAAGGCAATGAACGCTGCTGCACTCTCCTCAATCTATGAGCAGGCAGGTATGTTCGAGATGGGTAACGCAGTCGGTTCATTCGCAAGACACCAGTTACTCGGATTCGCATATCAGGGTCTTAACGCTAACAACATCGTCTACGAAATGGTCAAAGAAAACGGCAAGACCGGCACAGTCGGATCAGTCATCGAGACCGTTGTCGAGAAAGCACTCGAAGCAGGTATCATCGAGGTCGACCACAAGGCACCATCCGGATACAACTTCTACAAGGCAAATGACGTTTCCATGTGGAACGCATGCGCAGCAGCTGGTCAGCTCGCAGCTACACTCGTAAACTGTGCAGCAGGCAGAGCAGCTCAGAATGTATCATCAACCATCCTGTACTTCAACGATATGCTTGAGAAAGAAACAGGTCTTCCAGGCTGTGACATGGGTAGAGCACAGGGTACTGGTGTAGGATTCTCCTTCTTCAGTCACTCAATCTATGGTGGCGGTGGACCAGGTATCTTCAATGGTAACCACGTTGTAACAAGACACTCCAGAGGATTCGCAATTCCTTGTGTATCCGCTGCATGTTCACTTGATGCAGGTACTCAGATGATCACCATCGAGAAGACATCAGGACTTGTTGGAAATGTGTTCGGTTCAATCGAAGAATTCAGAGAGCCAATCAAAGCAGTTGCAGGGGCACTCTAA
- the mcrD gene encoding methyl-coenzyme M reductase operon protein D has translation MVDSASNTENLIQIEIFPRRLLSPETAQELLVELSKIEGITRAFVQGPRLPVTVPYGPATGQVVNHKFSDTIRIGETDISLAVIVGRIRLEVLNSEIRDNIREVCERLLPMGLEFREGLFLPTRQTVSDYAKRGPGADPTVLGLTDPKGKVGNRICTLNPAE, from the coding sequence ATGGTCGATTCTGCATCAAACACAGAAAACCTCATACAGATCGAGATATTTCCACGAAGGTTACTCAGCCCGGAAACCGCACAGGAACTACTCGTCGAACTGAGCAAAATAGAAGGCATCACAAGGGCATTCGTACAGGGCCCAAGACTTCCAGTGACCGTACCGTACGGTCCTGCGACAGGACAGGTTGTCAACCATAAGTTCAGTGACACGATCCGTATCGGTGAAACGGACATTAGCCTGGCTGTAATTGTTGGCCGCATAAGGCTGGAAGTCCTTAACTCAGAGATAAGAGACAACATCAGGGAAGTTTGTGAGCGACTACTTCCGATGGGACTCGAGTTCAGAGAAGGACTATTCTTACCAACCAGGCAGACCGTCTCCGACTATGCAAAACGTGGTCCTGGAGCAGATCCTACAGTCCTCGGACTGACAGATCCGAAAGGCAAAGTGGGTAATCGTATTTGTACCTTAAATCCAGCGGAATGA
- the mcrC gene encoding methyl-coenzyme M reductase I operon protein C: MFDRETQVVDCRHGMGLGRGGGLAQRGTLSETGRPDVITVAMSPGRRHITKPICELTYGMRREDIQVSVLVLNSGSGIPDTPMRSGAFGITPEEIAQISRHKLAVIHTGNIRDHVVKKVREILKDAEVPAIIVCQTKIDFEDFAKGGIKTKIVKPKNNETLTKGKVMDIVSGVTRGESCSRDKLNELVKSVKNTMRSIDN, translated from the coding sequence ATGTTTGACCGGGAAACACAAGTTGTAGACTGCAGACATGGAATGGGCCTCGGCCGCGGCGGAGGGCTTGCACAACGCGGAACTCTTTCAGAGACCGGACGCCCTGATGTCATAACAGTCGCAATGAGTCCCGGCAGACGTCACATCACAAAACCGATATGTGAACTCACATACGGCATGCGCAGGGAGGATATACAGGTCAGTGTTTTGGTATTGAACTCAGGATCAGGAATACCTGATACACCAATGAGGTCCGGCGCATTCGGGATAACACCTGAAGAAATTGCGCAGATATCAAGGCACAAACTGGCAGTTATCCATACAGGGAACATACGAGACCATGTGGTCAAAAAAGTAAGGGAAATTCTAAAGGATGCAGAGGTCCCGGCAATAATCGTCTGTCAGACTAAAATTGACTTTGAAGATTTTGCCAAGGGAGGAATTAAGACCAAAATTGTGAAGCCTAAAAATAACGAGACCCTAACAAAAGGAAAAGTTATGGATATTGTGTCAGGAGTCACAAGAGGAGAATCATGTTCAAGGGACAAGTTGAACGAACTCGTGAAATCCGTGAAGAACACAATGAGATCTATTGATAACTAA
- the mcrG gene encoding coenzyme-B sulfoethylthiotransferase subunit gamma — translation MAYEAQYYPGATSVAENRRKHMSGDVEKLREVSDDDLTLVLGHRAPGSDYPSTHPPLAEMGEPECSIREMVEPTPGAKAGDRVRYVQFVDSMYNAPSTPYFRSYAAAINYRGVDPGTLSGRQVVEARERDMEEIAKFQLETEMTCPALASLRGATVHGHSLRLPEDGIMFDMLDRCRLENGVVIMHKDQVGRAIDKKVDFGKPMSEEEAAKRTTIYRVDNVAFRDDAEVIEWVHTVFEKRTAYGFKPE, via the coding sequence ATGGCATACGAAGCACAATATTATCCAGGTGCAACATCCGTTGCAGAAAACAGAAGAAAGCACATGTCCGGAGACGTCGAAAAGCTCAGGGAAGTCTCTGACGACGATCTTACATTAGTACTCGGACACCGTGCACCAGGTAGTGACTACCCAAGCACACACCCACCACTCGCTGAGATGGGTGAACCAGAATGCTCAATCAGAGAAATGGTCGAACCAACACCAGGCGCAAAAGCTGGTGACAGGGTAAGGTACGTTCAGTTCGTAGACTCAATGTACAACGCACCATCAACACCATACTTCAGGTCCTACGCAGCAGCAATCAACTACAGAGGTGTCGACCCAGGTACACTTTCCGGTCGTCAGGTCGTTGAGGCTCGTGAGAGAGACATGGAAGAGATCGCAAAGTTCCAGCTCGAGACAGAAATGACCTGCCCAGCACTTGCAAGCCTTCGTGGCGCAACTGTTCACGGTCACTCACTCCGTCTCCCAGAAGATGGAATTATGTTCGACATGCTTGACAGATGCCGCCTTGAGAATGGCGTAGTAATCATGCACAAGGACCAGGTAGGAAGAGCAATCGACAAGAAGGTCGACTTCGGAAAGCCAATGTCCGAGGAAGAGGCTGCCAAGAGAACCACAATCTACCGTGTAGACAATGTTGCATTCAGAGATGACGCAGAGGTCATCGAATGGGTCCACACAGTGTTTGAGAAGAGAACCGCATATGGATTCAAGCCAGAGTAA